The nucleotide sequence GGTTCGCCAGTTCCACGAACACCGTGGCGGGGCGGGCGTGCAACCCGGCGTGGCTGCCAATAGGCACAGTCACCGCTGGCCCGTCCTCCCAGACCGCCTCGGCGGAGGCGCCGGGTGTTCGGGGACGGATCAGGTGGCGGATGATCACCTGCGGATCGGTGGTGGTGGCGAGCCGGGTCGCCAGCTCGGCGTGACCCAGCACGTCCACCAGATTGGCCAGCAAGGGCAGATGCTCGTCAGAGCGAGCGGCGATGCCAATCAACAGGCGCGCCTGGGCATCATCCTTCCAGGGCACGGCGCTAGCCAGTTGCAGGACGGCGATCCCCGTCCGGCGGATCAACTCGCGGTCCTGGCCCATACCGTGAGGAATAGCGATGCCGTTGCCGAGGTAGGTATTGGCCTGTTGCTCGCGGGCCAGCATGCTCTCGACATAGGCGGGGGAGATATAGCCGGCCTCTACCAACATCTGCCCGACCTGGCGGATGGCTTCTTCTTTATTCGCGGCGGTGGCGCCGAGGCGCACCGTGGCAGGGGTAAGCTCAAGCATCGGAGCGCTCCTTTACACTGAGGCTGAACCATAGCCGTGGTTATCCATCTGGCCCGGTGGTGCAACCTGGAGGGTTGCACCACTCTCCGGTCAGGCCGTCACCGGCTGAGTCGCGTCCGCTGCGGCAGACGACGCAGGTACGGCCAGGGGGCGCTTCAGGGCGTAGAGCATCGCCGCGGTGACGAGCGTGCCGGCCAGAATAGCGACCAGGTACATCGGCAGGTTGCCGACCGCATTGGGGATGGGCAGGACGAAGACGCCGCCATGGGGCGCCTGGAGGGTGCAGCCGAAGAGCATCGAGAGCGCGCCGGCAACCGCCGAGCCGGCGATGATCGCGGGAATGACCCGGAAGGGATCTTTAGCCGCGAAGGGAATGGCGCCCTCGGTGATGAAGGAGATCCCTAGCACGGCGGCGGCCTTGCCAGCCTCGCGCTCCTCGGCGCTGAAGCGATCCTTGAACAACCAGGTCGCCAGCGCCAGCCCCAGAGGCGGGGTCATCCCGGCGGCCATCACTGCGGCCATGGGGGTGAAGACCTGGCTGGCCAGCAACCCCGTCGCGAAGGCGTAGGCTGCCTTGTTCACCGGGCCGCCCATATCGAAGGCCATCATCGCGCCAAGAAGGAGTCCCAGAACCACGGCGCTGCTTGATTCCATCGTCTGGAGCCAGCCGGTCAGCGCGGCGAGGGCGGCGCTGACCGGGCCGCCGACGACGTAGATCATCAGCAGACCGGTAATGCTGGCGCCGAGCAATGGCAGGATCAGCACTGGCTTGAGACCGGCCAGGGTTGGCGGCAGGTTGAGCATCCGGTTTAGCCAGGCGACGCTATAGCCGGCGATGAACCCGGCGATAATGCCGCCGAGGAAGCCGGCTCCGCTCGAAGCGGCGAGCATGCCGCCAATCATACCGGGAGCGAGGCCCGGGCGGTCGGCGATAGAGAAGGCGATAAAGCCGGCCAGAATGGGCACCATCAGGGCGAAGGCCGACGGGCCGCCGATCTGGAACAGCGCCCAGCCCAGGGTTCCTGTCTTGGCCTCCTCGTAGACGTAGATTCCGCCGAGGGCGAATGCCAGGGCGATCAGCAGGCCGCCAGCGACGACGAAGGGCAGCATATAGCTCACCCCGGTCATCAAATGCTTGTAGGGGCCGCTGGCGCTGGCGCTGCGGGCGGCCTTCGCCGCCGCAACCTGGGCAGTCAGGTCGGCGCCGCCGCCGGCCGGAGCGCCGCTATGCACCGTCGCCTCCTTGAGGGCCGTGGCGATCACCGCCGCCCCATCGTGGATGGCGGCTTTGGTTGAGGTGCTGTACACCGGCTTGCCCGCGAAACGGCTCAGATCGATTTTGGTGTCGGCGGCGATGACCACCGCGTCGGCAGCGGCGATTTCCTCTGGCGTCAGGGTGTTTTGCGCGCCCACGGAACCCCGGGTCTCGACCTTGATCTGGTGGCCGAGCTGTTCGGCGCCCTTGCGCAGCCCCTCGGCAGCCATGAAGGTATGGGCGATACCGGTGGGGCACGAGGTAATGCCCACGAGTCGCTTTGCGACCGGCGCAACCGGGGCGGAGGGCGCCGGCGCGGGTGGCGAGGAGGAAGCGGGGAGGAGCGCCAGCGCCGCCTCGAGCACGGCGCGGGTCTTCGTAATCGCCTCGCTGGTGCGGGTCTCGTACACGGGTTTGCCGACGAAACGGCTGGCATCAACCCGAATATCAGCCGCGACCACCACCACGTCGGCGGCGGCGATGCTCTCAGCGCTGAGGACGTTGCGGGCGCCCTCGGCGCCCTGGGTCTCTACCTGGATCTCGTGTCCCATGGCAACGGCGGTCCTCCGGAGGGCCTCGGCGGCCATCAGCGTGTGGGCCACTCCAGTTGGACAGGCAGTGATCGCGACGATGCGACTCATGGCGTTCCTCCCCTGATTTCTATTCCATTGCGGTGATTTGTTGTAAGCTACCATTGACTTTCGAATTTGTCAAGATATGTTTTCGTTTACTTTTGATAATCCGCGGGAAGATTCTTGGGGGGGGCAACCCGAAGGGTTGCTCGCTACAG is from Chloroflexaceae bacterium and encodes:
- a CDS encoding PTS fructose-like transporter subunit IIB, with the translated sequence MSRIVAITACPTGVAHTLMAAEALRRTAVAMGHEIQVETQGAEGARNVLSAESIAAADVVVVAADIRVDASRFVGKPVYETRTSEAITKTRAVLEAALALLPASSSPPAPAPSAPVAPVAKRLVGITSCPTGIAHTFMAAEGLRKGAEQLGHQIKVETRGSVGAQNTLTPEEIAAADAVVIAADTKIDLSRFAGKPVYSTSTKAAIHDGAAVIATALKEATVHSGAPAGGGADLTAQVAAAKAARSASASGPYKHLMTGVSYMLPFVVAGGLLIALAFALGGIYVYEEAKTGTLGWALFQIGGPSAFALMVPILAGFIAFSIADRPGLAPGMIGGMLAASSGAGFLGGIIAGFIAGYSVAWLNRMLNLPPTLAGLKPVLILPLLGASITGLLMIYVVGGPVSAALAALTGWLQTMESSSAVVLGLLLGAMMAFDMGGPVNKAAYAFATGLLASQVFTPMAAVMAAGMTPPLGLALATWLFKDRFSAEEREAGKAAAVLGISFITEGAIPFAAKDPFRVIPAIIAGSAVAGALSMLFGCTLQAPHGGVFVLPIPNAVGNLPMYLVAILAGTLVTAAMLYALKRPLAVPASSAAADATQPVTA